CATCGCAACATATAACTTTATATTAAAATGATATTTTGCAAATGATGAAGAAGCTATTAAAATATACGAACAACCCGACTCAGATGATTCATATAGTTTATTTCCATATCCAATAATTGATAATAATTTAAGAACAAAGATTTCAAGTTATTACTTTGAAGCAACCAAATCATAAAAGACAAAAATATATTAATCATATATAATTAATAATTAAGGAGATAATATGACAATAAAACAGTTATTTTTAGAAAAAGAACAATTAAAAAATAATACTGATTATCAATTTGAAGGATGAGTAGTATCAAACCGTGGTAACGACAATATTCGTTTTATTACGCTAAATGATGGAAGTACTATTGACAATTTGCAACTAGTAATTAAGGGTAATATAATTAAGGAAAAATTAATTGATGAAATTTCACTTGGTTCTTCTTTAAGAGTTCAAGGAAAGCTAAACCTAACTCCGAAAGCTCAACAAGAATTTGAACTTGTGATTGAGACATTAGATGTAATTGGAAAAGTAGACGAAGATTTTCCAATTCAAAAAAAAGAAACTTCAATTGAATTTTTGAGAGAAATTCCTCACTTAAGAAATCGTACAAGATTATTTAAAGCTATTACCTTAATTAGAAACTCATTATTATTTGAAATCCATAAATATTTTCAAGAACATGATTTTATTAATTTTGCTGCACCAATTATTACATCAAATGATGGCGAAGGAGCCGGAGAAACATTGCTTGTTGATGATGAAAGTAAAAATTATTTTTTCAAACAAAAAGCATTTTTGGGCGTTACTGGACAACTTCATGGTGAATCATATGCTCAAGCATTTAAAAAAATCTACACTTTTGCCCCAACTTTTCGAGCAGAAAATTCCCATACATCACGTCATCTAGCAGAATTTTGAATGATTGAGCCGGAAATGGCGTTCTTTGATCTTAATCAAACAGTTTTATTTGCTGATGATCTACTAAAAACCGTAATTAAAAACACGCTTAAAAATTATCCAGCCGAAATGAAATTTTTAGATAATCTTCAAGATAATAATTTACTAAAAACTCTTGACAAATTTATTAGCACAAAACTTCAAATTATTGACTATGCTGATGCCATTAAAATTCTAGAAAAAAATAAAAATGTCTTTGAAGAAAAAGATTTATATTTCGGAGTTGATTTAGCATCTGAGCATGAAAAATTCTTATCATATGAAATTGCTAAAGGACCAGTAGCAATAATTAACTACCCTAAAGATATTAAAGCTTTTTATATGAAACAAAATGATGATAACAAAACCGTAGCGGCATTTGATTTGCTTGTTCCCGGCGTTGGTGAATTGATTGGTGGAAGTGAACGTGAAATTAATTATGACAAATTAGTCAAACGCTTGAAAGAGTTAAAAATTCCACAAGAATCATTACAATGATATTTAGATCTTAGAAGATTTGGTTATGCTCCTACAAGCGGATTTGGAATTGGATTTGAAAGACTTGTTATGTATGTAACAGGAACCGCAAATATTCGTGATGCAATTCCGTTTCCAAGAGTAGCCGGACAAATAAAGATGTAATATGAAAACTCCATTAACAATTATTGTTCCAATTTATAAACCAACTATTTCAATCGAAGATATCTTTCACCATCTAATCAAACAAAAAGACCAAAATTTTAAAATTGTAATTACTATCGATAACCCAACCGAATATGACTTAGATATTATTGCCAAACTCCAAGGCAAAATGAAGAATCGAATTAATCTAATAATTAACACGGCACATCAACATATAACTAGTGTATTAAAGCAAGCATTGGAATTTGTTAAAACTGAATATAGCTACATTTTGTATTCATACACCAAAATAAAAAGCGGATTTGTGAGAAATATTAATGAATTTATTAACTCAACCACTGAAAAACCTGACTTTATTGAAATTTTAAGTTCAGTTAAGGGAATAGCTGAACACAAATTATATCCTTCACATTTTCCCGCAAACAAAGTTATCAATTTAAATGAAAACTTTTCACCCTTTGCTTATGCAATTCCTTTTGCTTTTGCATCAATTATGAAAACTCAAATTCTTAGATCTATATGTGAAGATACTAAATTAAAAAATACTAATTTACAATATACTCCATATTACACTTTTAGCGGATTATTAGCGTCTAAAACTTTTGCTTTTATTAATACCACTTGAGTATCAGATTATAATAATGACATTCTACTTTTAAATCCTAAATCAATTGATAAAACTTGAACATTTATTAAAAGTTTTGCCGACGGATTAGATGAAAGAATTAAAATTAATTTAGAATTTGCTGAGTATCTTAACTTTAATTACTACATTGCGGGTTATTTAGGTTTGGCTAAATTTAAAAGAAAAAGTCGAAATGAAAAGTCCCTTAAAAATTTGAAAATATCTCTTTTTAACATTATTGAACAGAACAATAGCAAATGAAATGAAAAATTTAAAGATCTTAATCTTTTAAATAAAATTAATTTAAATTATTTGAAAAATTTAGTTAGTGATATTTCAACTTGAAATTTAATATTTAAAAAAATTGCATGAGATTAATCAATAGAAAAGCTAATTTTTGAATTAGATTATTATCTTCTATAATTGATCTATTAATCTTTATATCACTAGCTATCATTTCATCATTCTTGGTTTTTAACTATAAACAAGGTCAATATATTAACAAATGAAATTATTATGTATGACTTGCGCTGCTAATTTTTATGTTAAATATCTTTTGAATTATCATTCCAATTTTATTTAACGGCCAAAGCATAGGAATGATAATTTGTCGAATTAGGATTATCCCTCAAGAAAATAAAACTAAACTAAGCCGAGCTATTTTTGATAGACAAAGATTATTTGCTTTTACATGAATGATTATTTTTCTTCTATTTATTATTTTTGTTTCCCCGGAATTATTTATAAGGGCAGCCAAGATTAACAAAAATAGTGCTAAATTAGGTACACTGGAGCGAATATTCGTTCTAATTCCAACAGCACTTGCTTCCATTACCTCTTTTGCCGAAATTTTCTTAGTTATTAGTAATGTGAAAGAAAATCGAATTGGAATAAATGACAATTTTTCAAATACATTTACTGTTTGAAAAAATAGATTTGATAAAGTTGAAGAAAATGAAGAAATTAATACAATTATTAAACCAAAAATAAGAGAACTACCCAATCTTAAATATGAAAATTAAAAATGACACAAGTTTTTAATTTTTTTATTACCTTATTTACCTTTGATTACCTAGTTTTTTATTATGCAAATGTTATAATTAATGTTAGTGTTTATTTTTAGACATTATATCTCAGGAGGAAGTTATGATAAATTTAGACATTCTAAATGAACAGCAAAAGGGTGCGGTTATGTATAATGAGGGTCCGCTCAGGATTATAGCTGGAGCAGGTTCTGGAAAAACCAAGGTTTTAACTCATAAAATTGCTTATTTAATTGAAAACGAAAAAATAAAACCAAATAAAATATTAGCTCTAACCTTTTCTAACAAAGCTGCTAACGAAATGAAGCAAAGAGTATTTCAACTATTAGCTGATATGGATGTCGATGGTAATCCAACCATTTCTACATTTCATGCAATGTGTGCAAAAATTTTAAGAAGCGAAATTCACAACTTTGGTTATAACAACGATTTTCAAATTTTAGATGAGTTAGATCAAAAAGAAGTTTTAAAAATTGTATATAGTGAACTTAATATTTCAAGCACTGAATATACCTACTCTTCTATTATAAATTTCATCCAAAACAAAAAAAATGAAATTCAAAATTTTGAAGAAAAAAATAATGAAATTATTGAAGAAAATCATGATGAAATTTTTAAAACTAAAGAAATAATTTACAAACAATACCAAACCCATTTAGAGAGATCGCGTTCTCTTGATTTTGATGACC
The sequence above is a segment of the [Mycoplasma] phocae genome. Coding sequences within it:
- the asnS gene encoding asparagine--tRNA ligase; amino-acid sequence: MTIKQLFLEKEQLKNNTDYQFEGWVVSNRGNDNIRFITLNDGSTIDNLQLVIKGNIIKEKLIDEISLGSSLRVQGKLNLTPKAQQEFELVIETLDVIGKVDEDFPIQKKETSIEFLREIPHLRNRTRLFKAITLIRNSLLFEIHKYFQEHDFINFAAPIITSNDGEGAGETLLVDDESKNYFFKQKAFLGVTGQLHGESYAQAFKKIYTFAPTFRAENSHTSRHLAEFWMIEPEMAFFDLNQTVLFADDLLKTVIKNTLKNYPAEMKFLDNLQDNNLLKTLDKFISTKLQIIDYADAIKILEKNKNVFEEKDLYFGVDLASEHEKFLSYEIAKGPVAIINYPKDIKAFYMKQNDDNKTVAAFDLLVPGVGELIGGSEREINYDKLVKRLKELKIPQESLQWYLDLRRFGYAPTSGFGIGFERLVMYVTGTANIRDAIPFPRVAGQIKM
- a CDS encoding glycosyltransferase; the protein is MKTPLTIIVPIYKPTISIEDIFHHLIKQKDQNFKIVITIDNPTEYDLDIIAKLQGKMKNRINLIINTAHQHITSVLKQALEFVKTEYSYILYSYTKIKSGFVRNINEFINSTTEKPDFIEILSSVKGIAEHKLYPSHFPANKVINLNENFSPFAYAIPFAFASIMKTQILRSICEDTKLKNTNLQYTPYYTFSGLLASKTFAFINTTWVSDYNNDILLLNPKSIDKTWTFIKSFADGLDERIKINLEFAEYLNFNYYIAGYLGLAKFKRKSRNEKSLKNLKISLFNIIEQNNSKWNEKFKDLNLLNKINLNYLKNLVSDISTWNLIFKKIAWD
- a CDS encoding RDD family protein, which gives rise to MRLINRKANFWIRLLSSIIDLLIFISLAIISSFLVFNYKQGQYINKWNYYVWLALLIFMLNIFWIIIPILFNGQSIGMIICRIRIIPQENKTKLSRAIFDRQRLFAFTWMIIFLLFIIFVSPELFIRAAKINKNSAKLGTLERIFVLIPTALASITSFAEIFLVISNVKENRIGINDNFSNTFTVWKNRFDKVEENEEINTIIKPKIRELPNLKYEN